GAGCCACTTTCGCCGAAAATGCACCAAGTTTACATCCAAATTTTGCACAAATCTTAATGAGCAAAGGAAAAAGCaaaattaatgtgtttttccatccaCTGCTGATATGTGAACATTAGGAGGTGATTCATAAAGAGTTCTCAGCCGGCGCGATTAAACTGATGCAAGGTGATGTTTTCtgctatatttttttttttacctatttcaatttttttatttcaaaactaGCATTGACAATGCTGAACATATTtgaaactttcaaaataagagaaaatgcttttttttaattcctacTACTTTTTCTTACTAACTTTCCTAAGAAATAGCCAGTAAGTCTTTTGTAATGATCCAgaatattttagaaatactaACTGATAATACTCAATAAACTTTATGTATGTTGTCCCCCGGGAAAGTTTGTTTACAGCATTTTGGAGTAAAAAACTGGCACGGGGACATCTCAACTCCTGCCTATTTGGCCACAGCAGATGCAGCGTTTGTGAGCTCTCTTCAGGCTGCGGAGGGCACACGTCTGGCCAACTTCAACGGTGAAAAGAGGGTCTTCATTAACATGCACGGCCATCCGCTTCCTCTGAAACGGGCCTTTGTCACCCAGTAGATGCCTGCACACAACGAGGAGAAGCAGATCCGGCTCACAGGGAGAACACAGAGAGATGGTATAAGATCCACAGATACAGAGTGGGGCGTTTGCCACTTTGTTTGCTCATTTAGCTTCATCTTAATTAATTAACAAGTGCTTGGTGACATTTGTTTTCTCCGAAGATTTATCCAACATGTCAAGTAGCATGAATaaacagctctctgtgtgtcatttcacatgttttgaTGGGTTATGTGCCTGTTTCCATGACCTGAAAGCTCCACAAGCTCATTCTTGTCTTCATCCAATCTCAACCTCGCACTCTGACATGTAGCCAATCACCTGTAAGCTctcaatttttaaaaatgctaatttcacACATTCTGATACATTATGTCCATGTTTCACTGACCTTAAAGCTCCACATGCTTGTTCTTGTCTTCATCCATTCACAGCCTTGAACTCTGACCTTTAGCCAATCACCTGTGAGCTGtcaatgtttaaaaatgctcatttcGTGTGTGCTGATGCATTATGTGCCAGTTTGTGACCTCTAAGCTCCATAAACTCTTGCCTTCATCCAATCTCAACCTCTCAAACGAACATTTAGTCAATCACCTGAGAACTCTCAATTTTTAACCTCCTGACAACCAGGAAAAAAATACTGTccaatcaatttttttttatttagaattCCCTaatctttgtaaggtaattagCATACTGAAAACacttaaggaaaaaaaagttgttttttaggacattttttaaacacttaaatacagttaaaataattcagacaatgttttaatgtgttgttaagagacttatATAATATATGTCAACAACATTTCGAGCCAAAATTTGCTCAGTAAAAAGTATTATGCgcttacttttcctcttccatAAAATGCGCTTGCGCTGATGGacgccattttccttaatgagaaagaggaaggtaccaaagccccaccccttcacatttggtatcattgaaaagccctaaatgttctctgtagatagcaaaaggagttcATTCAGTAGtgtgcagtgggtgggagataatcaggtttacaaatgtcctccacagaggacaaaattGAACTACTGCTAGTCAGGAGGATAGAACTGCTCATTTCACGTCTTTTGATGCATTGTGGGCGTGTTTCCTCGACCTCAAAGCTCCACAAGCTCGTTCTCGTCTTCATCCAATCTCAACCTCGCACTCTGACCTTTAGCCAATCACCTGTGAGCtctcagtttttaaaaatgctcatGTCATGTCTTTTGAtaaattatgtgtgtgtttggtgaccTCAAAGCTCCACAAGctcatttctgtcttcatcCAATCTCAACCTCGCACTCTGACATGTAGCCAATCACCTGTAAGCTCtcaatttttaaaaatactaATTTCACACATTCTGATACATTATCTCCATGTTTCTCTGACCTTAAAGCTCCACATGCTTGTTCTTGTCTTCATCCATTCACAGCCTTGAACTCTGACCTTTAGCCAATCACCTGTGAGCTCtcaatgtttaaaaatgctcatttcaTGTGTGCTgatgcattatgtgtgtgtttcctcagcctCAAAGCTCCATTAACTCATTCTCGTCTTCATCCAATCTCAACCTCGCACTCTGACATGTAGCCAATCACCTGCGAGCTctcaatttttaaaaatgctcatttcacacattctgacacttcagctgtgtcccaattcagcggctgcatccttcggagaGCTGGTTCTTGTCTTCATCCATTCACAGCCTCGCACTCTGACCTTTAGCCAATCACCTGTGAGCTGTCAACGtttaaaaatgctcatttcGCATGTGCTGACGTATTATGTGCGTGTTTCCACACATCTAAGCACCACAAgctcatttctgtctttatccAATCTCAACCTCACACTCTGACCTTTAGCCAATCAGCTGTGAGCTctcaatttttaaaaatgctcattttgcCTCTTTTGATGCATTATGTGCGTGTTTCCACTACCTCCAAGCTCCACATGCTCGTTCTTGTCTTCATCCATTCACGACCTCGCACACTGACCTTTAGCCAATCAGCTGTGAGCTCtcaatttttaaaaacactCCCCCTGCTGTCATTTAGCTGCAGTGAGCACCTGGTCTCCTTCCTATGCAGTCCAATTAAAGGTGGACTCTTTGCTACTGGTGTTACTGGTGTGTACAGGTAGAAGATTACAGGTGACACTGGagcaaatactcacattctAGTCTGGTTTTGTTCAAATCCTGTGATTTTTAGATTGAATGCAAGTACGAAAACCAAAGCTTCAACATTTTTGTAACTGTCACACATTCATAGTCAAGAGTCAGGTGAAATGTGCTCCTACGCTGTTGTAAGTCAGTACACTGCTGGCCTGGCATGAAGAGTCAGACATGCCCATCAGTGCTGGTCAGCACAGGGTTGCAGTGGAGTGAGGGGAGGTGGACGGACGGGATTGGTCAGCAGTTTGAATGACAGGCTGGACCCTCCGCTCCACCGCCACCCACCCACCACACTGCTGCAGTATAAAGTCTGCTGTCCAGCCTCAGCCTCCACTCTCTGGACGACAGACCCCTCCTGCCTGAACCGACGCTGAGGTAAGGTCATGAATCTTTCTCCGTCAGCGCTTCTTTACGCTGAAAGATGCAACTAAACACATAAATGCTAAACATGGAAAGTATTTCTCACCATATGTTAATTATTTAAAGGTGTTTCAGTTGTAGTTTTAAAATGATCAATACTTTTTTTACCTCAATGTGAGTAAATTCTGGTATTCTGAtccttatttatttcttcttttcatgaCAAGTCACAGATGACAATGACAGACCTGGAGACCTCGATGGCGACCATCATCGCGGTGTTTCAGAAGTATtcggagagagaaggagacaagcacaaactgaagaaGAGCGAGCTGAAGGATCTGCTTCACGACGAGCTGCCGGATCTGATGGCGGTGAGACGGACAAGAGATCTGAAACTGAAGAGTTTCGCCAATCAGAGAAACGGACGGAGGAAGTATTCGGATCCTTTAGATCTGTTAAAACACGGCGGAAATATACTTCACTGCGAGTAAAAGTACATTCACTGTGGAGTTTAGTTAAACTGCTGGATGTTATAAGTTTATAAAGGAGGGAATGAACTcttttactgcactacatttaccTGACGACTGTTTGCGGATCAAAgtttttcattcaaatgtatGATCAGCTTATAAAATACGATGCAATCTGAATAGAAACATGAATATTATTCTCAATAATACATACATTTGTGAAATTTGATCCACCGCAACCAGATAAAACATTAATATGCAGCTTAGATCTTTATGGACTAGTGGtaataatccagtaatataGCACAAGACTTTacttttaatgcatttttgtaCTTCTATTGAAGATATGAATGaaggatttttacttgtaatgaaGTATTTCTGTCCTGGTATTGATAATTGTTCAGTGAAAGGTCTCAATACTTCTTCCATCGCTGCACAAAAGTGTCAAACAAAGGAAATACTTGAGTACCAGAAGGTTAAATTTTACAATCGCCGCAGGTGTAAAAGATACTTCAGACCCTTTGGAAGGGACAGAATCAAGTATTTTGATGCAGTAGTTTGatttaaatctgttttccaAACGTACTGCATTTCTCGTTTTTGTGACCTGCTGTGAACTTCCCGCCCTCCCCCTGCAGCATGTGAAGGACCAGGCGACGCTCGACAGCCTGATGGAGAGCCTGGACACCGACGGCGACGCCGAGTGCGACTTCCAGGAGTTCATGACATTCATCTCTGTGGTTACCGTCTGTTGCCACGAGTTCTTCGAGCACGAGGACGAGTAAGGAGGAGGCGAGGACGGAGACAAAGGGGGAGCTACAGTAAAttataaagaagaagaagaagaagaagaagaagaagaagcctaGCAACGCACAACCTGTGGGTGccttcagagcagagcaggctgGGAAAACTCCAGCCAGCAGCCAAAACATCATTGGAGAGGTTGGCTGGTGGCTGGCAAACAGTCCAGCGTAGCGGTTACTTTAGATAAAAATCGGCGAAAAAACGTCTGTCTGATTCTAAAATATCTAGATGGCTTGTAAAGTCTTCAAAGCGGCTGTGGGATTTTGGTGCGGCTAGAAAGCGATTGCACATAATTAGCATTTGGAGGGACTTTGTAAACTGCTGTTAGATTGCGGCTAATAAGTGAGTCAACCAACTACTTAGAGGCGGTCGATAAATCTTGACTATCAGATGTTGAAAGTGAGGCTTTGAGATTTTGGTTTAACTTTAACACAAAACTGGCCACTGGTTTCTAAGAGTCCACACTACTAAATTAGCTGAAATGTTGGATTTCATGAACGTCTTTCATAGCCACTAAATCCCATTGTATGAATCAAGCTGTGTTAGATTTTAGGGCCAGTAAAGTTGTAAAAAACGGCTGGTAAATTGATCTAAACTCCACATAATCAGACAAAGTTTCCAACCTGTTTTCAAAGATTGCGCCTGGTCTATtccagccgcggctcgagcaGCCACCAATCATTCTTCCGAGCTTATGCACATCGCATTTTCAGAGGCCGCTAGCTCGAGAGGCCGGCTAACGTTTTTCAATCATCACCACCGCCTCCTGACAGATCACGCTGACTATCAGATGTTGAAAGAGGCCTGCAGGTTGGTCGTCATTCCTAAAACATTTCATTGGCTCGTAGAGGTTTCCAAATGGCTCGTGAGTGTCGAAATCTAACGTAGAAGCCGCAGTTTAGGAGAAATCTACTGTAAAAAATCAGAAGCGACTGCTAGCTTAGCCTTCAAGTTAAACACGCTAGGAAATGTTGAAAAAGGCTTTCGAGTGCTTTTAATATGAAATTGTTAAATGAAAATCTGGCTGGTAGCTTTTGGTAACTTTGCATTCATTTGATGTCATTTAGCTCTTGCTTGTTTCCTGTTTAGAAGTCGTAATACGCTCCAAATGTCTCGCCAGCCGCTAAAATAATCACTTAAATGAATGTAGTAGCCGCTGTCGTCTGCAGCAGAGTTTAGTTCAACCAACAATCCGATTCAACCTGcgaggatgaaaaaaaaaaaaaaaaaaaaaaaaaatgtagtttcaCAATGTGCAGCTCTTCTCTTCGTGCAAAGAAAACGTACGATCCGTCGGCGCGGAGGAGTTTGTTTGATGACGTGTATTTTGGGATGTTGAGCACGATGTTTGTTTGGATGTTGGTGATGTGAATTAAATTATCGATGTGTGGCTCTGACTTTGTTTTCTCAACCCTCAACTATGATgatgaacttgtgtgtgtttttttccccaaaacgTGCAGTCATGCCACAATATTCACAGAAACGAACATTTTAATAGCAGTATTTTGTAGTTTTTCCTCAGCGTGTTGGATGCTGCCTTCACTGTACGTGATTCTTTTTGGTGGGTAAGTGACTTGAGGGATACTTAGAacttcattttctgcagaaacCCGTGTATAAAAGCACAAACTAAGCTTTTAGACAAACAGCTGTGGCAGCAAAATGACCTCACTGAttaaaaatgcttctttttttcgGACGAGCTCTAAAGGTGGAAACAGAATACTGAACAGGGGATCATCACGGGACAAACGTGCAGCACTTCCTTTTACCGTCATCTCTGACAGGAAAACCACCTCAGCCGCCTGTTCTTTTCACTCCAGGGCGTCACTCTTgcaccttttctctctttgtcgTCAATCAATTTGTTGTTGTGGGTGGCAGCTGTTTGCAGAGCGCCTCATTTTCCCACAGCGTGAAGTCCAGAGCCGGAGAGAGCGATGCCAAAATGAACTCTTTGTGATGCTCCCTGCGAGTTTCACCGCAGCACCCCGGCACTTCTTCTTCACAGCTCAGATATTAGACATGGACGTGAAGGTCACACCTCTCACCACTGACCTCATCAGCCTGAGCCTAACGAGATAATTAGCGTCACCTGTTTGCTGTATATTTCTGCTTCCTCCAGATTATGTTAAACAAGACGACATGAGACCAAGAGCCGAACAGTGTTTGGTGATTTTCAACATCAGTAATAAACAGCAGGTTTTGGCATCAGTCCCTCATTTTGGCCTCGAGTGCTCGCCCCTCAGAGTTGTGATGCAGCCAGGCAGGAAAAAACCGTCTTTCTATGACACTCTTATGTGGTTGTTTtgaggcattctgggaaatgtagggaACTGCAAGCAAAAACTCCTGAGTCATGCTGAAAAGGTGAAGATTTACATTAATTAACAGGCTGAATGTAAAGTTATTAaacacagcgtgtgtgtgtgtgtgtgtgtgcagagacagtgtgtgtgtgtgtgtgtgtgtgtgtgtgtgtgtgtgtgtgtgtgtgtgtgtgtgtgtgtgtgttaacagatGATGTAAGAGGCGTTGTCAGCTGCACAGTTTCAGACATCTGCAGGCTGTTTAGCATCACAGAGGTGGAGTCAGCCTCGCTATTGGCCGGAGGGGGAACAGATCCCGACCCTGGGGACTGACACCAcacccatctgtgtgtgtgtgtgtgtgtgtgtgtgtgtgtgcgtgtgtgtgtgtgtgtgtgcgtgtgttgtcCAGCACAGGCTCTGTTGTGTTTCGTCTTCTTGTTCTCAGTGAATGAAGAGCTGCTTGCAGATTCTCAGAGCTGGTGAGTTTTTTGGGAGGTTTgaagtcttgttttgtttcatttttgaattgttttgtgatgttttaGAAGCTCCAGCTTTGTTTCACTCTGTCATATTTAGTAACTAGTCGATAATCTGTAAAAGGCTGCTGGTAAAGTCACGTATCCGTATTTAATCTGACTTTGCTGCATTTATGTTCTCAGGTTGTACGTTTGACTTGATAAAAACCGGAGTGGGACGTgtctgaaaagtaaaaaaaattttttaaaaaaacctgATGATTTGCAGCAGAGCCTGGAGAAAAGCAGATGAAAGTGACCCTaatgctctgcagctcagagataGTTTTGTGACTCTGACACTTTGGATCCATTTGGAGTCGTTCCCTCAAGTTCACAGTTCAGTATGTGGAAAAGTGCATTCACTGCAAGagactttttcatgttttgcaagaacaaaaaaaacgtCACTTTTCTGCTGTGCAGGGACCCTGAATGAGCCAAATCCTGGAGCTGCTTGCTCATTTGAACATTTACAGGATGATACCAATGCTAATACAATTTAACATCACTTACAAACTGACTCCAATTCTCCCTCTTCCTTGACTTTTATGAATATCTGATATAAAGTAGTCCGCCGTCAATAATTcagtgtgttcttttttttctgctcaggtTGACGTCATCATGGACGCTTCCCCGATTCCTGGAGTCATTGCTTTGACCGAAACCCCGCCTCCTCTTCCCGAGGTCACGACCAAGGGTACGTACGTCAACATTAGTGCGATCAGGTGAAATAAATCAGCAAAAAATGAGGAGCTCAAAGACACAAACGATGTATGAAGTCACTAAAGGTTGAGGTACTTCTACTCTTTGAATCTTGTACTACCTTCTACTTCATCTCCAACATTGACATAAAATACtttttaagtactttttaaGGGCCAAACAGGACAAATTATCCAACATTTTcccccaaaaatgaaaagatcagAGAAAAGTCCAAACAATGAGAACAGATTTGTGTgtcagaactttgttttttttcttttttcctcccccaTCGGTCAACTCACGACCTCTCAGACTTATCTGGcgaccctttggaggggcctcGGTCTCATGTTGAGAACCACTGGACTGGATACTTAAAACTAGCAGTGGTAGAAGAAGCACTCATATCTTTTACTTCAGGAAACGTAGCAATATTGTTCTGAAAAATACACTTCttataagtaaaagtactttcaGAGAGCTATATCATACAGCATGTATCATATTATTGTAGTATTATTACACATTTTAGCTACTTTATATATCGTTACTTCAGTCGGTAACAGTATCATTTTAGAAATTGATATGTTTTGTTGCAGatagagaaataaaaggttcaatatttccctttgaaatgcAGTACAAGTATAGAGATTTTGAACGCTGGACCTTCACTTGAAACTGAGTATTTCTACATCGCAACACTGGTACTTCTACTTTATTAAAGGTTGTGAATACTTGGTCCAGCACTGGTGTGATGCAGGGAGTGTCTTATCAGCCTAATGTCAGAGAGGAGCATGGGAAGGAGCGAGTGTGACGCCTCCAGGGTCTGTCGCTGTGGAGATAAGAGCTGAAACGCCGATACCCGCAGGCCCTCGTTTCCACCGCGGGGCCAAAGAGGGCCGGAGAGCCGCTCGCTCACTCGCTCGCTCGTATgcagtttgacctctgaccttattttccaacaaaaacaaattaacgCCACATCTTGAGTTGTATTTCTGACGCAGGAACCAGCcaaattgttcatttttaagACCCTTTATCCCACGTTAACGCTCTTTTACGGTCAGctaaatgtcttgttttctctgtttctgcatcATCACACTGAGCAGGTGTGGAGGCAGACCTCCCTCGTgggttgttatttttttatttatttatttattttggcaGGATATCGCGCGGCGGTTTGTGTAAAGGGACCTAATGTGAAAGGACTTGTTTAGCTCCGAGGTGTAAAACCTCCGTCGCCTCgcctctgcacacactgagGCTTTAAAATAGACTGAGGGTGTTTGCATGCCACGCGTGGTTGGATTCTGGgccaagaataaaaaaaaaaaaaaatcagctgccATGTGGCCTCCATCGATCTGCGCCACGTGGGTGTGGTGGCTCGATGCCGAAATTCCTAGAAATACTtcaatgtttctgttcaaaAATCCTCAAGAAGCCACACGATACTGATGAGGACGTCATTAAAACTGTGTATGATGTATTTTTACTGAattctcttcatgttttttcaggCATCAGCACGGACGATGGAGTTTTTACAGCCTTAATCGGAGGTGAGAACTGAGCCGCTTTCCCTGATTACAGCTGACAAACAGTAAAATCAGGTCAAGTTTATTCCTTAAATTGTTTCCAGCACAGCGCCCTCTACAGTGCATCTCAGAATAGCACCACAGCTGGTTTTCAAGCTCTGACTTTCACTCATTCGTAACATGAATGCATCACAAACATCATCCTAAGAATGATATTTCACGTTGTGTGTGCGGGTTTGGGATATGTTGCTCTCTGTGCAgtcttaattgttttttttaaattcaattaTTAATCCATTTAATGACAGAGTAAGGAAGCAGAATTAAAAATTTGGAGAGtctaatacatttttaaattgaGTTTTTAATGCATCCTTTAAATGAATCAGCTATTTAAATATAGAAATTAATTATTtcttaataaataatgaaaaagtgGCACAATCCAGATTCTAGAAGCAAAACTGTGGcttattttcagctgtttaacGTGCAAAAGTTGGTGATTACATGTAAAAATCTTTTGCTGATCTCCTGTCTCGACATCTGCACTCCATCGTCCAGGAATCGTCAGCGCAGTTCTGTTGCTTCTAATTTGCATCATCGCGGTGCTGCTGTGGTGTCTGTCCAGACACAAAGGCTCGTACGTCACCAACGAGATGGACGACGAAGACTACATCGAAGACGACGACGAAGAGTCTGTGGGTTCCGACACGGCGCTCCAAAGCAGGGAACCTCTGAAGATCAAGGAGGAGGAATAAAGGAACAGCAGAGAAACTTCAAGCTGAGCCGTCGAGGACTAAAGAGCTTTGTAGCTTTGTTCCACTGAGGAGACATgaaggaagatttttttttttttaatcatttttccaAAGTAACCCATTTCCCAGAGCTGCATGAAGCAACTTTGCACATCGCTGCCAGCAAATAGCAGCAAGACAAAACTGTTTGACATGAAAGTCTGTCAGTGGGTGAAACATGACTCTGGTGCAACGATGCGAAACGTTTTTCAATGCAGCTTAAACCAATTTCTAGTGAGGATATTCACATCGCAGCTGTTTCTAATATGACTATTGGTCATAATTAGAGTCAAAAACGCCCACGAGTGTCCCAGATGGAACCTGAAATATGACAAATCATCCCACTGAAATCCAGAATTATCTCATGCATTACCTAATTCTTATTGATCAATACTGAGCACAACCTGTAACGCAGCTAAACATCCAGATCCAAAGTCCagatgacagacaaaaaaaaagtccttttcatcatttctttaaTCACTATTACTGTCATTCTGACCAGCGACGTCCTGAGAGCAGAACTGAACttagacaaacagagaaaatgcagcACTTTTCTCGCTTTTTGATTGATTCAAGACGGCTTTGATCGCTAATTCAGCTTTAAATGACTCCACACACTTTGAGGAAGATGGCTGCTTTAGGTAGACATGAGGCCATAGCTCTCAGTTTGCAGAGAAATCTAATGCACTAAAAACTCCACCTGCCCTCTCAGATGCTTTTGGCTTCTGAAACTTTTCATCTCCTGTGACTCTTCCACCAGACGAATGTGATTTTTACAGCAGAACAAACGTCCTGCCAAAGAGGATGCAAGGCCAAACTAACCAGCTTAGCAGGCGCTGGTTAACATTTTCCAGCCTGGTTGTTTATAATAATTCAAGCTCTGATTAagagattttgtttttatgtccgAGCTtcctttttttagtttttcagaaaatagaaagaaaagatgacGAAACAGAAGGCGAAAAGGCTCCAAGAAGCGAGAGAGAAAAGAACGAAAATGAACACATAGATGCAATAATAttgttgttttccagcctgGAAGAAGAATTCTACTGTCCTGTCATATGTTTACTCATTAAAATCTCTTCTTGAGTAGTTTTACGTGCTAACATTTCATAAGAATAAACTTTAAACTTTCTGACACAGTGgagttatttgtttttctgtggttcAATGTCAGGATGAAGGTGCTTAAACTGCTCCATCTGCTGGCCAAGATCATGTACTGCACTcattagaattttttttttcaattttgaTGCATTTGAGGGTCTGATTTGGGGACTTGTTGCAAagcataaaacacacttttaaatGGCAAAATATACTAAAACATATACTCCACACAATAAAAAGGATATAACATGAAATCAACCATATAtgtgtacattatatacaaaaagagcagaggaggatggtttaattgaattgcacatgagtaAGATGTGGATGATAAAATATGGTGttttttgtactattgcacagtagaaaaaaTAGATAACAtagtaaaa
The sequence above is a segment of the Chaetodon auriga isolate fChaAug3 chromosome 23, fChaAug3.hap1, whole genome shotgun sequence genome. Coding sequences within it:
- the s100b gene encoding protein S100-B; protein product: MTMTDLETSMATIIAVFQKYSEREGDKHKLKKSELKDLLHDELPDLMAHVKDQATLDSLMESLDTDGDAECDFQEFMTFISVVTVCCHEFFEHEDE